One window of Marinobacterium aestuarii genomic DNA carries:
- a CDS encoding cache domain-containing protein → MLPGSKLTRRFFTVIALIIAAIFLAFYAYSVPLIQKKVFEIERNNSRTTLNNIFELASQMHVSVEDYRNRTLDSHQQRLKAVVALTAMHIDESLAQARQLNIPPDQARARLFERLRSFSYGRGDYIWIADYDSVLLSHPEEALHNQSALDLRDSDGNSIIPRIVALATQEGEGFYRYKWHRLGESRSLDKYSYVKNFPDWGFVVGAGVYLDDIDAEVQQQTAQALQKLRSGLLELRIAQTGYMYIFDGDGNMLIHPNANLDGTNFLGLQDPVTLRPISTELMEVAESGEELYYKWDKPSDPGHYVYDKLALVRYLPGFDWYIGSSVYVDELRSSSQVLTDRILTMALVAMLAAILLAFIFVNWVTRPIRRLSETAQRVSDGELSAKSGIRRDDELGLLAHSFDRMVDQLRGNIHTLDAKVQARTRDLEATNSQLLGAVDSLRQAQEELRVHEARQRLILDALPAQIAYIDTSMRYIFVNQGYADVFNRSKDDIVGRHPAEILGEQMFADIRQQIERTLAGEESVYEYRIQREDREMITKRILIPFHSADDEVNGLLNLSLDITAEKEAERHINEAQRMSAVGQLAGGLAHDFNNLLSILLGNLVAMRDNPALNDALLRYLNPAIRATRRGADITRRLLAFSRRQPLKPSPVHLPTLISEIAELLAGPLPNSIRIDYQCAPDAPQPFVDAGQLEDALVNLALNARDAMPDGGTLSFEISRRHVSEPLTCDEPVLPGDYVEIRVRDTGHGFSPRAVSLAFEPFFTTKTGGAGSGLGLSMVYGFVKQSKGYIQIQSALDQGSVISLLLPASQAMPQLQAPDGIANPAEDLNDTTGKLILLVEDNADVRQVVREQLISLKYNVIEAQDADEACQLIDSLDNLHGMLCDIIMPGTLNGFELARRLHNRQPCSRIVLMSGYSYEQDPGDSSDHFFTMLPKPFEQDALQAALRREALAKQAP, encoded by the coding sequence ATGCTGCCAGGCTCCAAGCTCACACGACGCTTCTTCACCGTGATTGCCCTGATCATTGCGGCAATCTTTCTGGCCTTCTATGCCTACTCGGTGCCGCTGATTCAGAAAAAGGTGTTCGAGATCGAGCGCAACAACAGCCGCACCACCCTGAACAACATCTTTGAGCTGGCCAGCCAGATGCATGTCAGCGTGGAGGACTACCGCAACCGCACCCTGGATTCACACCAGCAACGCCTCAAGGCCGTGGTCGCCCTCACCGCCATGCACATCGACGAAAGCCTGGCGCAGGCGAGACAGCTGAACATTCCGCCCGATCAGGCCCGCGCCCGCCTGTTCGAGCGCCTGCGCAGTTTCAGCTATGGGCGCGGCGACTATATCTGGATCGCCGACTATGACTCGGTGCTGCTGTCCCACCCCGAAGAGGCCCTGCACAACCAGAGCGCACTCGACCTGCGCGACAGCGACGGCAACAGCATCATTCCCAGAATCGTGGCCCTGGCCACGCAGGAAGGCGAAGGCTTTTACCGCTACAAGTGGCACCGTCTGGGGGAAAGCCGCAGCCTCGACAAGTACTCCTATGTGAAGAACTTTCCCGACTGGGGCTTTGTAGTCGGCGCCGGCGTCTATCTGGACGACATAGACGCAGAAGTGCAGCAACAAACCGCCCAGGCGCTGCAGAAGCTGCGCTCGGGCCTGCTCGAACTGCGCATCGCCCAGACCGGCTATATGTATATCTTCGATGGTGACGGCAATATGCTGATCCACCCCAATGCGAACCTGGATGGCACCAACTTCCTTGGCCTGCAGGACCCGGTCACACTCCGCCCCATCTCCACCGAACTGATGGAGGTGGCCGAAAGCGGTGAGGAGCTGTACTACAAGTGGGACAAGCCCTCGGACCCCGGCCACTACGTCTACGACAAGCTCGCACTGGTGCGTTACCTGCCGGGCTTCGACTGGTACATCGGCTCCTCGGTCTATGTGGACGAACTGCGCAGTAGCTCGCAAGTCCTCACCGACCGCATCCTCACCATGGCCCTGGTCGCCATGCTGGCGGCGATACTGCTGGCATTTATCTTCGTCAACTGGGTCACCCGACCCATACGGCGCCTGTCGGAAACCGCCCAGCGCGTCAGCGACGGCGAACTCAGCGCCAAGAGTGGCATTCGCCGCGACGATGAGCTCGGCCTGCTGGCCCACTCCTTCGATCGCATGGTGGATCAGCTGCGTGGCAATATTCATACCCTGGACGCCAAGGTCCAGGCCCGCACCCGGGACCTGGAGGCGACCAACAGCCAGCTGCTCGGCGCCGTCGACTCACTGCGCCAGGCACAGGAAGAGCTGCGGGTCCACGAAGCGCGCCAGCGCCTGATTCTGGATGCCCTGCCAGCCCAGATCGCCTATATCGACACCAGCATGCGCTACATCTTCGTCAACCAGGGTTACGCTGATGTGTTCAATCGCAGCAAGGATGATATCGTCGGCCGTCATCCAGCGGAGATACTGGGTGAGCAGATGTTCGCCGACATCCGCCAGCAGATTGAACGCACCCTGGCGGGCGAAGAATCGGTGTACGAATACCGCATACAGCGTGAAGACCGGGAGATGATCACCAAGCGCATTCTGATCCCCTTCCACTCCGCCGACGACGAGGTTAACGGCCTGCTCAATCTGTCACTGGACATCACCGCGGAAAAGGAAGCGGAAAGGCACATTAACGAGGCCCAGCGCATGAGTGCCGTGGGTCAGCTGGCCGGCGGCCTGGCCCATGATTTCAATAATCTGCTGTCCATTTTGCTCGGCAACCTGGTGGCCATGCGCGACAACCCGGCGCTGAACGACGCCCTGCTGCGCTACCTTAACCCCGCCATTCGGGCAACCCGGCGCGGCGCCGATATAACCCGGCGTCTGCTGGCATTTTCACGGCGCCAGCCCCTCAAGCCCTCCCCCGTCCATCTGCCGACCCTGATCAGCGAGATCGCCGAACTGCTGGCCGGCCCCTTGCCCAATAGCATCCGCATCGACTACCAGTGCGCCCCCGATGCGCCGCAACCCTTTGTCGATGCCGGCCAGCTGGAAGATGCCCTGGTCAACCTGGCCCTCAATGCCCGCGATGCCATGCCCGACGGCGGCACCCTCAGCTTTGAAATTAGCCGCCGTCATGTCAGCGAACCCCTGACCTGTGACGAACCGGTGTTGCCGGGCGATTACGTCGAGATCCGCGTGCGCGACACCGGCCACGGCTTTTCACCCCGGGCTGTGAGCCTGGCCTTCGAGCCGTTCTTCACCACCAAAACCGGCGGCGCCGGATCGGGTCTGGGCCTCAGCATGGTGTACGGTTTCGTCAAGCAGTCCAAAGGCTATATCCAGATTCAAAGCGCGCTCGACCAGGGCTCTGTTATCTCGCTGCTGCTGCCCGCATCCCAGGCGATGCCACAGCTGCAGGCACCAGATGGCATCGCCAACCCAGCCGAGGACCTCAACGACACCACAGGCAAACTGATCCTGCTGGTGGAAGACAACGCTGATGTGCGCCAGGTCGTGCGCGAGCAGCTGATCAGCCTGAAATACAACGTGATTGAAGCCCAGGATGCCGACGAGGCCTGCCAGCTGATTGACTCCCTGGACAACCTCCATGGCATGCTGTGCGACATCATCATGCCGGGCACACTGAATGGCTTTGAACTGGCCCGCCGGCTGCACAACAGGCAGCCGTGCAGCCGCATCGTGCTAATGAGCGGCTACAGCTATGAACAGGATCCCGGTGACAGCAGCGATCATTTTTTCACCATGCTGCCCAAGCCCTTTGAGCAGGACGCGCTGCAGGCGGCCCTGCGGCGCGAAGCCCTCGCCAAGCAGGCACCTTAG
- a CDS encoding response regulator transcription factor — MKQNRLIYIVDDEADICTLVSEELERFGYETRICRTGAQAAQAIRQRRPDLCIIDLGLPDMDGMALVRQLGELQGIGIMILSGRDSTPDRVLGLELGADDYITKPFEPRELVARANSLLRRLEQIDAPAADSRPRRAAFGNWTFDPASLTLSNERGHSEVLSSAEAQLLNALLRAPRQILSREQLLGDRADPFDRSIDVRMSRIRKKIEADPKNPAIIKTIYGAGYMLMTEVSWQQG; from the coding sequence GTGAAACAGAACCGCCTGATTTACATCGTCGATGACGAGGCCGATATCTGCACCCTGGTCAGCGAGGAGCTGGAACGCTTCGGCTATGAAACCCGCATCTGTCGAACCGGCGCCCAGGCCGCCCAGGCCATTCGCCAGCGCAGGCCTGACCTGTGCATTATTGATCTCGGCCTGCCCGACATGGACGGCATGGCGCTGGTGCGCCAGCTCGGAGAACTGCAGGGTATTGGCATCATGATACTGTCGGGGCGCGACAGCACGCCCGACCGGGTACTGGGACTGGAGCTCGGCGCCGATGACTACATCACCAAGCCCTTCGAGCCACGCGAGCTGGTCGCCCGCGCCAACAGCCTGCTGCGCAGACTCGAGCAGATCGATGCCCCGGCGGCCGATAGCCGCCCGCGCCGCGCCGCCTTTGGCAACTGGACCTTCGACCCCGCCAGCCTGACGCTCAGCAATGAGCGCGGCCATTCGGAGGTGCTGAGCAGCGCCGAGGCACAGCTGCTCAATGCGCTGCTGCGCGCACCACGACAAATATTGTCCCGCGAGCAGCTGCTCGGTGACAGAGCCGACCCCTTTGATCGCAGCATTGATGTACGCATGTCGCGCATTCGCAAGAAGATCGAAGCCGACCCAAAGAACCCGGCCATTATCAAGACCATCTACGGTGCAGGCTACATGCTGATGACGGAAGTGAGCTGGCAGCAAGGCTGA
- a CDS encoding DUF1456 family protein, with product MTNNDVLKKLRIALDLKEADLFAVFALTEHSVNKAELSGYFRKPGHKNYKECSDEVLEAFLDGYILFRRGPKDAPADVDGAEAE from the coding sequence ATGACGAACAACGATGTACTGAAAAAACTGCGCATTGCCCTGGACCTGAAAGAAGCGGATCTGTTTGCGGTCTTCGCGCTGACTGAGCACAGCGTCAACAAGGCTGAGCTGTCGGGCTATTTCCGCAAGCCAGGTCACAAGAACTACAAAGAATGCAGCGACGAAGTGCTGGAAGCCTTTCTGGATGGTTACATCCTGTTCCGTCGCGGACCCAAGGATGCACCGGCGGATGTCGACGGGGCTGAAGCCGAGTAA
- a CDS encoding CoA transferase subunit B, whose product MALSREQIAMRVARELQDGFYVNLGIGIPTLVANYVPEGMEVMLQSENGLLGMGAFPTEAELDADMINAGKQTVTAIPGASIFSSAESFAMIRGGHVDLTVLGAFEVDVQGNIASWMIPGKLIKGMGGAMDLVAGADNIIVTMTHASKHGESKLLDSCTLPLTGAGCIKKVLTDLAWLEIEDGAFILRERAPGVSVEEIVSKTAGKLIVPDHVPEMTF is encoded by the coding sequence ATGGCACTTTCTCGCGAACAGATTGCAATGCGCGTAGCGCGCGAACTTCAAGATGGCTTCTACGTGAACCTGGGCATCGGTATTCCGACCCTGGTGGCCAACTATGTACCCGAGGGCATGGAAGTCATGCTGCAGTCCGAAAACGGCCTGCTCGGCATGGGGGCTTTCCCCACCGAGGCTGAGCTGGATGCGGACATGATCAATGCCGGCAAACAGACAGTAACGGCGATTCCCGGCGCCTCCATTTTCTCGTCGGCGGAATCCTTTGCCATGATACGCGGCGGCCATGTTGACCTGACCGTACTGGGTGCTTTCGAGGTGGATGTGCAGGGCAATATCGCGTCCTGGATGATTCCCGGCAAGCTGATCAAGGGCATGGGCGGCGCCATGGATCTGGTGGCCGGTGCCGATAACATTATCGTGACCATGACCCACGCCTCCAAGCACGGCGAATCCAAGCTGCTGGACAGCTGCACCTTGCCGCTGACGGGCGCCGGTTGCATCAAGAAAGTGCTGACGGATCTGGCCTGGCTCGAAATTGAAGATGGCGCCTTCATCCTGCGTGAACGTGCGCCCGGTGTATCGGTTGAGGAAATCGTGTCCAAAACCGCCGGCAAGCTGATAGTGCCGGATCATGTACCCGAAATGACGTTCTAG
- a CDS encoding CoA transferase subunit A, protein MAGFDKVVNTYEEALAGLESGMTVIAGGFGLCGIPENLIARIKQMGVKDLTIVSNNCGVDGFGLGVLLEDRQIRKMISSYVGENALFEKQLLAGELEVELTPQGTLAEKMRAGGAGIPAFFTATGFGTPVAEGKEVREFNGRSYIMEESVTGDFAIVKGWKADRYGNVMYRHTAQNFNPMAATAGKITVVEVEEIVEPGELEPSQIHTPGIYVQRVIKGTFEKRIEQRTLRQA, encoded by the coding sequence ATGGCCGGTTTCGATAAAGTTGTAAATACCTATGAAGAGGCACTGGCTGGCCTCGAAAGCGGAATGACCGTGATTGCCGGCGGCTTTGGCCTGTGTGGTATTCCGGAAAACCTGATTGCGCGCATCAAGCAGATGGGCGTAAAGGATCTGACCATTGTGTCGAACAACTGTGGCGTGGATGGCTTTGGCCTTGGCGTGCTGCTGGAAGACCGCCAGATTCGCAAGATGATCTCGTCCTATGTGGGTGAAAACGCCCTGTTCGAAAAGCAGCTGCTGGCCGGTGAACTGGAGGTCGAACTGACGCCCCAGGGAACCCTGGCCGAGAAAATGCGTGCCGGCGGTGCCGGTATCCCGGCGTTCTTTACCGCCACAGGCTTCGGTACACCTGTTGCCGAAGGCAAGGAAGTACGCGAGTTCAATGGCCGCTCCTACATCATGGAAGAGTCGGTTACCGGTGATTTCGCCATCGTCAAAGGCTGGAAGGCGGACCGCTACGGCAACGTCATGTACCGCCACACCGCACAGAACTTCAACCCCATGGCGGCGACGGCCGGCAAGATCACGGTGGTGGAAGTGGAAGAAATTGTTGAGCCGGGCGAGCTGGAACCCAGCCAGATTCACACGCCGGGCATCTACGTTCAGCGCGTGATCAAGGGCACTTTCGAGAAGCGGATCGAGCAGCGCACCCTGCGCCAGGCGTAA
- a CDS encoding LysR family transcriptional regulator, translating into MTIKQLRAFIAVARTLSFAEASVRVHLSQPALSLAIKKLEESLGGRLFNRTTRTIALTPEGDVLLPIAERLMAEWDSVEEELHQRFALQLGKIAVAAMPSFASSLLPQALLRYRKLYPRINIEVHDVIAEQVVDMVRQNRVEVGVTFDPGASDDLLFRPLFSDEFIAVLPPGHPDANRNPLPWQQLLQHDFITLQRPSSLRLLMERQLAEQGMAPRVAFEAHQLATVGRMVATGLGVSAVPALCRQQMQELGACCVSLAEPSISRRVGILTRSNHQLSVAARALIDVLSETFKK; encoded by the coding sequence ATGACCATCAAGCAACTGCGCGCCTTTATCGCCGTCGCCCGTACCCTTAGCTTTGCCGAGGCCAGCGTTCGGGTTCACCTGTCGCAACCGGCCCTGAGCCTGGCGATAAAGAAGCTGGAAGAGTCCCTGGGCGGCCGTCTGTTTAACCGTACCACCCGCACCATCGCGCTGACGCCCGAAGGCGACGTGCTATTGCCCATCGCTGAACGCTTGATGGCCGAATGGGACAGTGTAGAAGAAGAACTGCACCAGCGGTTTGCCCTGCAGCTGGGCAAGATCGCCGTTGCCGCCATGCCCTCCTTTGCCAGTTCACTGCTGCCCCAGGCGCTGCTGCGCTATCGCAAGCTCTATCCGCGCATCAATATCGAAGTACACGACGTCATCGCCGAACAGGTTGTGGACATGGTGCGCCAGAACCGGGTCGAGGTCGGCGTGACCTTCGACCCCGGCGCCAGCGACGACCTGCTGTTTCGCCCGCTGTTCAGCGATGAATTTATCGCCGTGCTGCCTCCCGGCCACCCGGACGCGAACCGCAATCCGCTGCCCTGGCAGCAACTGCTGCAGCACGACTTCATCACCCTGCAGCGCCCATCGAGCCTGCGCCTGCTGATGGAGCGCCAGCTGGCCGAACAGGGTATGGCACCGCGTGTCGCCTTCGAAGCGCATCAGCTGGCCACCGTGGGCCGCATGGTCGCAACGGGCCTGGGCGTCAGCGCCGTACCCGCCCTGTGCCGCCAGCAGATGCAGGAACTCGGCGCCTGCTGCGTATCTCTGGCCGAACCGTCCATTTCCCGCCGCGTCGGTATCCTGACCCGCAGCAACCACCAGCTGTCCGTCGCCGCAAGGGCCTTGATCGACGTATTGAGCGAGACCTTCAAGAAATAG
- a CDS encoding general secretion pathway protein GspB — MSYILDALKQSEGQRKQDAPPQAQPAPAFTARRNPPQRSGRLPLAMLLVAGVAVLGWWTLDRTDSSAVSAVATTSAPAETPGTTPGTGSTQAAPEARTGVAEMIVAAIGNDNLKGVRIQLQEPAPVVSPRPRADAARPDAARGSADTSRAAQSQPGASASMQNDVDPFAGVPYRRQLPVDVQRSLPELAFSVHIYSKDPASRRVKVGERMMREGQNITAEVRLEEIIPKGVILRYEDYRFRMSAL, encoded by the coding sequence ATGTCCTACATCCTGGATGCACTGAAACAGTCCGAAGGTCAGCGCAAGCAGGATGCGCCACCCCAGGCGCAGCCGGCACCGGCGTTCACAGCGCGCAGGAACCCACCGCAGCGTTCGGGTCGCCTGCCGCTGGCTATGCTGCTGGTCGCGGGTGTGGCTGTGCTGGGCTGGTGGACCCTCGACAGAACGGACAGCTCCGCGGTATCTGCGGTTGCAACGACTTCTGCGCCCGCTGAAACGCCGGGTACAACGCCCGGCACAGGCTCCACCCAAGCCGCGCCTGAAGCCCGCACGGGGGTGGCCGAAATGATCGTCGCGGCCATCGGCAACGATAACTTGAAGGGCGTTCGGATCCAGCTGCAAGAGCCCGCGCCTGTCGTCAGCCCGCGCCCCCGTGCGGACGCTGCCCGCCCGGACGCTGCTAGAGGGTCCGCGGATACAAGCCGTGCAGCACAGAGTCAGCCAGGTGCAAGCGCGAGCATGCAAAACGATGTTGATCCCTTTGCCGGTGTGCCATACCGGCGCCAGTTGCCGGTGGATGTACAACGCAGCCTGCCGGAGCTGGCATTCAGTGTGCATATCTATTCAAAGGACCCCGCATCGCGCCGGGTCAAGGTTGGCGAGCGCATGATGCGCGAAGGTCAGAACATCACAGCAGAGGTGCGACTTGAGGAAATAATTCCCAAGGGCGTGATCCTAAGGTACGAGGATTACCGCTTTCGGATGAGTGCACTCTGA
- a CDS encoding ExeA family protein, which yields MYNNYFGLSESPFSIAPNPRYLFLSEQYQEALAHLLYGIGSNGGFVLLTGEVGTGKTTVCRRLLEQMPANTDVAMILNPKASVEELLAALCDELGIAYPLGDQVRSKTYIDLINRHLLDTHARGRSTVLIIDEAQNLGVVLLEQIRLLTNLETNECKLLQIVLVGQPELLELLARPELRQLSQRITARYHLGALSLKDLEAYIVHRLAVAGLNRPIFPASTLKRLYRLSGGIPRVVNILCDRALLGSFVQRDNHVEVATLVKASREVFGDEAALRLSPRDSWRWLLALAVTAVLAAWLVGFAVAAWVADGTRVSALELPSLERLSSFSLFDTQPGETAVTELNAMAAPAETPVAAAVARPVALSGSAASVPIVRPTSSVMATAAAASKVSQSALSPQNSQVQALAQPLPDVQSDSPPGVQEEDRAPNRVSAQGFRWQAQPDADLALVQAYRALFAAWKLDYDPRQNPVVCRFAETQGLGCLVSGGDLISLQQLNRPAVVSLKTEAGLVHATVLELNDEAARLIVSGRVMDVPYDELERRWPGSYTLLWRVPAQYRAPIWPGARGASVEWLSQQMARLNGGVQLVAGDRYDEKLVEQVGLFQMRQGLSVDAVVGPKTAIHLNTHTRNDLPLLAPRRER from the coding sequence ATGTACAACAACTATTTTGGTTTGAGTGAATCGCCGTTCTCGATAGCGCCTAATCCGCGTTATCTTTTTCTCAGTGAACAGTATCAGGAAGCGCTTGCCCATCTGCTGTATGGCATTGGCAGCAATGGTGGTTTTGTCCTGCTTACCGGAGAGGTCGGCACCGGCAAAACCACGGTGTGTCGGCGCCTGCTGGAGCAGATGCCGGCAAACACCGATGTCGCGATGATTCTGAACCCCAAGGCCAGCGTCGAGGAGCTGCTGGCAGCGCTCTGTGACGAACTGGGCATAGCTTATCCGTTGGGCGATCAGGTGCGCAGCAAAACCTATATCGACCTTATCAATCGTCATCTGCTCGATACCCATGCCCGGGGCCGTAGCACCGTACTGATCATCGACGAGGCGCAGAACCTGGGTGTCGTGCTGCTGGAACAGATTCGCCTGCTGACCAACCTTGAGACCAATGAATGCAAGCTGCTGCAGATTGTACTGGTGGGCCAGCCGGAGCTGCTGGAGCTGCTGGCCCGTCCTGAACTGCGCCAGCTATCGCAGCGCATCACGGCTCGCTATCACCTGGGCGCGCTGTCGCTGAAAGATCTGGAAGCCTATATCGTCCATCGTCTGGCGGTTGCGGGCCTGAACCGGCCGATCTTCCCGGCCTCGACGCTAAAGCGCCTGTATCGACTGTCTGGTGGTATTCCACGGGTGGTGAATATACTCTGCGATCGGGCCTTGCTCGGCAGCTTTGTGCAGCGGGACAACCATGTTGAAGTGGCGACCCTGGTCAAGGCGTCCCGCGAGGTCTTCGGTGATGAGGCGGCGCTGCGACTCTCGCCTAGAGACAGCTGGCGCTGGTTACTGGCGCTGGCGGTTACTGCGGTACTGGCTGCCTGGCTGGTGGGCTTTGCGGTGGCGGCCTGGGTCGCCGATGGCACCAGGGTGTCGGCGCTCGAGCTGCCATCGCTGGAACGGCTGTCGAGCTTCAGTCTGTTTGATACGCAACCCGGCGAGACCGCTGTTACCGAGTTAAACGCCATGGCCGCGCCGGCTGAAACACCAGTCGCGGCTGCTGTCGCGCGTCCAGTTGCTCTTTCTGGGTCAGCAGCCAGTGTGCCCATAGTGCGGCCCACCTCGTCGGTCATGGCAACAGCGGCTGCCGCCTCCAAGGTATCTCAGTCTGCACTGTCTCCACAGAACAGTCAGGTTCAGGCGCTCGCTCAGCCTCTGCCTGATGTACAGTCAGATTCTCCGCCTGGCGTACAGGAAGAGGACAGAGCGCCGAATCGGGTATCGGCGCAGGGCTTTCGCTGGCAGGCGCAACCGGATGCGGATCTGGCATTGGTTCAGGCCTACCGGGCGCTCTTTGCGGCCTGGAAGCTGGATTACGACCCGCGCCAAAACCCGGTGGTATGTCGCTTTGCCGAGACTCAGGGGCTGGGGTGCCTGGTGAGCGGGGGTGATCTTATTTCGCTGCAGCAGCTCAATCGCCCGGCTGTGGTTAGCCTGAAAACCGAGGCAGGGCTCGTGCACGCGACGGTGCTGGAACTGAATGATGAGGCCGCGCGCCTGATAGTGTCGGGCAGGGTCATGGATGTGCCCTATGATGAATTGGAACGGCGCTGGCCTGGCAGTTATACCCTGCTGTGGCGTGTACCGGCGCAGTACCGCGCACCCATATGGCCGGGTGCCAGAGGCGCCAGTGTGGAGTGGCTGAGCCAGCAAATGGCGCGTCTCAACGGCGGTGTGCAGCTGGTGGCCGGCGATCGCTATGACGAAAAACTGGTGGAACAGGTGGGGCTGTTTCAGATGCGACAAGGCCTTAGTGTGGATGCCGTGGTGGGGCCCAAGACCGCGATTCATCTGAATACCCATACCCGTAACGATCTTCCCCTGCTTGCACCCAGGCGGGAGCGTTAA
- a CDS encoding sigma-54 dependent transcriptional regulator, with amino-acid sequence MTLSTVTEDQGRHLASTGTVARTALFLDIYDSNRAPSLNLNLNGWTLERVTNIDSARDSLREHNYYVGLVKLDWPSIQDRDEIEDFFHQDQYTNWIALTTPDVMRDHAFRRMLFENFYDYFTLPLDPNQSYLQATLGHAYGISRLRKLEDKQLSMLDEFHMVGASPAIMEIFKQIRKVATAEAPVLITGESGTGKELIARAIHQRSSRRKGPFIAVNCGSLPDTLVHSELFGYEKGAFTGAYKRKIGRLEAATEGTVFLDEIGDLPLDMQVHLLRFLQEQTLERLGSNDSIHVNARVIAATNIDLEQAVEVSNFREDLYYRLNVLTVKVPPLRERNGDIELLARFFFQKFRNEQGCHVRGFTQQALSALNAYEWPGNVRELINRIRRAMVMSDNRLVTPADLGLDDSVCNSGQQITLEDARNRAETQAIRQNLELSHNNVSKAARMLGVSRVTLYRLMEKYQLR; translated from the coding sequence ATGACCCTATCAACTGTCACAGAGGATCAGGGACGACACCTTGCATCAACGGGCACGGTCGCCCGCACAGCACTTTTTCTGGATATTTACGATAGTAATCGCGCGCCCAGCCTCAACCTTAACCTTAATGGCTGGACGCTAGAGCGCGTGACCAATATCGACAGCGCCCGCGATTCCCTGCGCGAACATAACTACTACGTCGGTCTGGTAAAGCTCGACTGGCCCTCCATCCAGGACCGGGATGAAATTGAAGATTTTTTCCACCAGGACCAGTACACCAACTGGATAGCCCTGACGACGCCAGACGTCATGCGTGATCACGCCTTCAGGCGCATGTTGTTTGAAAACTTCTACGATTACTTCACCCTGCCGCTGGACCCAAACCAGAGTTATCTGCAGGCCACCCTGGGTCATGCCTATGGCATCAGCCGGCTGCGCAAGCTGGAAGACAAGCAGCTTTCCATGCTGGATGAATTTCACATGGTGGGGGCCAGCCCCGCCATCATGGAAATATTCAAGCAGATCCGCAAGGTCGCCACGGCCGAGGCGCCGGTGCTAATCACCGGTGAAAGTGGCACCGGCAAGGAGCTCATTGCCCGCGCCATTCACCAGCGTTCGTCACGCCGCAAGGGCCCCTTCATCGCCGTCAACTGCGGTTCGCTGCCCGACACCCTGGTGCACTCGGAGTTATTCGGTTACGAAAAAGGCGCCTTTACCGGCGCCTACAAACGCAAAATTGGCCGCCTGGAAGCCGCCACCGAGGGCACCGTCTTTCTGGATGAGATCGGCGACCTGCCGCTCGACATGCAGGTGCACCTGCTGCGCTTTCTGCAGGAACAGACACTGGAACGCCTGGGCAGCAACGATAGCATCCATGTCAACGCACGGGTAATCGCCGCCACCAATATCGATCTTGAGCAGGCCGTTGAAGTCAGTAACTTTCGGGAGGACCTGTACTACCGGCTTAATGTACTCACGGTAAAGGTGCCGCCACTGCGCGAGCGCAACGGCGATATCGAACTGCTGGCACGGTTTTTCTTTCAGAAATTTCGCAATGAACAGGGCTGCCATGTGCGCGGCTTTACCCAGCAGGCGCTGTCCGCCCTCAATGCCTATGAATGGCCCGGCAATGTGCGCGAACTGATCAACCGTATCCGCCGCGCCATGGTCATGAGCGACAACCGCCTGGTGACACCGGCCGACCTGGGGCTGGACGACAGCGTCTGCAACAGCGGCCAGCAAATCACGCTGGAAGATGCACGCAACCGCGCAGAAACTCAGGCCATTCGGCAAAACCTGGAGCTGAGTCACAACAACGTATCCAAGGCGGCCCGCATGCTCGGCGTCTCCCGCGTCACCCTCTATCGCCTGATGGAAAAATATCAGTTGCGATAA